In the Micromonospora narathiwatensis genome, one interval contains:
- a CDS encoding citrate synthase encodes MSEEQLLTTTEVAHRLRIKPETIYAYVSRGLLDRVKVPGERISRFRLADVERLAARTQATRPARDAAPAMRTATTLIAYGRLHYRGLDAARLAPVTPFEEIARWLWTGERHAEPFAASAESIERARRASDHLPAQARLFDRLPVVVAVAAAMDPLRFDLAPATVTALAPALLSTMVDALPPAGEAARDDGLAARLWLRLTDLPASAAGLRALNAALVLLADHDLAASTIAVRVAASTRANPYAAVLAGLGALDGPMHGAVGAGVYRMIEAAQREGVPAVVAEWLRTGGLPGFGHSLYPDGDPRGAALLDLVAELSLQGELRRAVDDLIATAARRGALPNVDFAVAALAHATGMGPGAGEVIFAIARTAGWIAHVIEEYAQPGNRFRWNSGYTGPPPASA; translated from the coding sequence ATGTCCGAGGAGCAACTGCTGACGACCACCGAGGTGGCGCATCGCCTGCGTATCAAACCGGAGACGATCTACGCCTACGTCAGCCGAGGGTTGCTTGACAGAGTCAAGGTTCCCGGCGAGCGGATCAGTCGCTTCCGGCTGGCCGACGTCGAGCGGCTGGCGGCCCGTACCCAGGCGACCCGGCCGGCACGCGACGCCGCGCCGGCGATGCGGACCGCCACCACGCTGATCGCGTACGGGCGGCTCCACTACCGGGGACTGGACGCTGCCAGGCTCGCGCCGGTGACACCGTTCGAGGAGATCGCGCGGTGGCTCTGGACGGGCGAGCGGCACGCGGAGCCTTTCGCGGCGTCCGCGGAGTCCATCGAGCGGGCGAGGCGGGCGAGCGATCACCTGCCGGCCCAGGCCCGGCTCTTCGACCGACTGCCGGTGGTCGTCGCCGTCGCGGCCGCGATGGACCCGCTGCGCTTCGACCTGGCACCCGCCACCGTCACGGCGCTCGCGCCCGCGCTGCTGTCCACCATGGTCGACGCCCTGCCGCCCGCCGGCGAGGCGGCCCGGGACGACGGCCTGGCGGCCCGCCTGTGGCTGCGGTTGACCGACCTGCCGGCGTCCGCGGCGGGGCTCCGGGCGCTCAACGCCGCACTCGTCCTCCTCGCCGATCATGACCTGGCCGCCTCGACGATCGCCGTACGGGTGGCGGCCTCGACCCGGGCGAATCCCTACGCGGCGGTGCTGGCGGGCCTCGGCGCATTGGATGGGCCGATGCACGGAGCCGTCGGCGCCGGTGTCTACCGGATGATCGAGGCGGCGCAGCGGGAAGGAGTGCCGGCCGTGGTCGCCGAATGGCTCCGGACCGGCGGTCTGCCCGGGTTCGGGCATTCGCTGTACCCGGACGGCGATCCGCGTGGAGCGGCCCTCCTGGATCTCGTCGCGGAGCTGTCGCTCCAGGGCGAGCTGCGGCGGGCGGTCGACGATCTGATCGCCACCGCGGCGCGCCGGGGCGCCCTGCCCAACGTCGACTTCGCCGTCGCCGCGTTGGCGCACGCGACCGGCATGGGCCCGGGCGCCGGGGAGGTGATCTTCGCGATCGCCCGCACGGCGGGCTGGATCGCGCACGTCATCGAGGAGTACGCCCAGCCGGGCAACCGGTTCCGGTGGAACAGCGGCTACACCGGGCCACCTCCCGCGTCGGCGTGA
- the nadD gene encoding nicotinate-nucleotide adenylyltransferase gives MEEDIRRIGIMGGTFDPIHHGHLVAASEVADRFGLDEVIFVPTGQPWQKADEPVSSAEDRYLMTVIATASNPRFQVSRVDIDRGGPTYTVDTLRDLHAEYGPKVQLFFITGADALERILSWKEVDRMFELAHFIGVTRPGFELSDKHLPADTVSLVRVPAMAISSTDCRARVSRGEPVWYLVPDGVVQYIAKRRLYQRLDAPEA, from the coding sequence GTGGAGGAAGACATCCGGCGGATCGGGATCATGGGCGGCACCTTCGACCCGATCCACCACGGGCACCTGGTGGCGGCCAGCGAGGTGGCGGACCGGTTCGGCCTGGACGAGGTGATTTTCGTTCCCACCGGCCAGCCCTGGCAGAAGGCGGACGAGCCGGTCAGCTCGGCCGAGGACCGCTACCTCATGACGGTGATCGCCACCGCCTCCAACCCGCGCTTCCAGGTGAGCCGGGTCGACATCGACCGGGGTGGCCCGACCTACACCGTCGACACCCTGCGCGACCTGCACGCCGAGTACGGCCCGAAGGTGCAGCTCTTCTTCATCACCGGGGCGGACGCCCTGGAACGCATCCTGTCCTGGAAGGAAGTGGACCGGATGTTCGAGCTGGCCCACTTCATCGGCGTGACCCGCCCGGGTTTCGAGCTGTCCGACAAGCACCTCCCGGCGGACACGGTCAGCCTGGTGCGGGTCCCGGCGATGGCCATCTCCTCGACCGACTGCCGGGCGCGGGTCTCCCGGGGCGAGCCGGTCTGGTACCTGGTGCCGGACGGTGTGGTGCAGTACATCGCCAAACGGCGCCTCTACCAGCGATTGGATGCGCCCGAAGCGTGA
- a CDS encoding citrate/2-methylcitrate synthase produces the protein MAHTITAPRGLAGVVVTDTTIGRVRGREGFYHYRQYSAIELAERRTLEDVWALLIDGALPDDAKPLQREIAPLRHIPPAVAAALPGIAAASGSQDPMGGLRAALAVAGLAAGARPLYDTSPAQRRAHAMALCALTPSLLAALYRLRAGLAPIESRDDLSHAANYLYMITGEEPSQPHARAIERYLIATVDHGFNASTFTARVIASTGADIYACVGGALGALSGPLHGGAPSRALDTLDAIGSIDRAGSWLRSRILNGERIMGFGHPIYRTEDPRSRMLKGIAQDLGGELVDFAVAVEERVLSLLAELKPGRELHTNVEYYAGVVMHLCGLPREMFTPTFATSRVIGWCANVLEQAEDPKIIRPDSRYVGPRPPQPLPGERAAPIAGGGRPLLAES, from the coding sequence ATGGCTCACACCATCACCGCTCCCCGGGGGCTCGCCGGCGTCGTCGTCACCGACACCACCATCGGCCGCGTCCGCGGCCGCGAGGGCTTCTACCACTACCGGCAGTACTCCGCGATCGAACTGGCCGAGCGCCGCACCCTGGAGGACGTCTGGGCGCTGCTGATCGACGGCGCCCTGCCGGACGATGCCAAACCGCTCCAGCGGGAGATCGCCCCGCTGCGCCACATCCCGCCCGCCGTGGCCGCCGCGCTGCCCGGTATCGCGGCGGCCTCCGGGTCGCAGGACCCGATGGGCGGGCTGCGCGCCGCGCTGGCCGTCGCCGGCCTCGCCGCCGGAGCCCGCCCGCTGTACGACACGTCGCCGGCGCAGCGGCGGGCGCACGCCATGGCACTCTGCGCCCTCACGCCCAGCCTGCTGGCGGCGTTGTACCGCCTGCGCGCCGGCCTGGCGCCGATCGAGTCGCGCGACGACCTGTCACACGCGGCGAACTACCTCTACATGATCACCGGCGAGGAGCCGTCCCAACCCCACGCCCGGGCGATCGAGCGCTACCTCATCGCGACCGTGGATCACGGCTTCAACGCGTCAACCTTCACCGCCCGCGTCATCGCCTCCACCGGCGCCGACATCTACGCCTGCGTCGGCGGGGCGCTCGGCGCGCTCTCCGGCCCCCTGCACGGCGGAGCCCCCAGCCGGGCCCTCGACACCCTCGACGCCATCGGTTCGATCGACCGGGCCGGCTCGTGGCTGCGCTCGCGCATTCTGAACGGCGAGCGGATCATGGGGTTCGGGCACCCGATCTACCGCACGGAGGACCCGCGGTCCCGCATGCTCAAGGGGATCGCCCAGGACCTCGGCGGGGAGTTGGTGGACTTCGCCGTGGCCGTCGAGGAGCGGGTCCTGTCGTTGCTCGCGGAGCTGAAGCCCGGCCGGGAACTGCACACCAACGTGGAGTACTACGCCGGCGTCGTGATGCACCTGTGCGGGTTGCCTCGGGAGATGTTCACCCCGACCTTCGCCACCAGCCGGGTCATCGGATGGTGCGCGAACGTGCTGGAACAGGCCGAGGACCCGAAGATCATCCGACCGGACTCGCGATACGTCGGCCCGCGCCCGCCCCAACCGCTGCCCGGAGAGCGGGCAGCCCCCATCGCGGGCGGCGGGCGTCCTTTGCTCGCGGAGAGCTGA
- a CDS encoding SDR family NAD(P)-dependent oxidoreductase, with the protein MSYVVTGGGRGVGRAIVERLAVGGDTVVVIERDPAALRWLADHPAAGRLRPVVGDAADEQVAGQAGDLAESAAPLAGWVNNAAVFRDAALHTAPPGEVFDLIARNLRPAVVGAGVAVRRFLAAGTGGAIVNISSHQAARAVPGALPYATAKAAVEGLTRSLAVEYAGRGVRTNAVTLGSIHTERHAAFLAGREPAEAEWITAELARLHPLGRIGRTGEVAEVVAFLLSAQASFVNGVTLPVDGGRAALGLDPEAR; encoded by the coding sequence GTGTCGTACGTGGTGACCGGTGGGGGGCGGGGCGTCGGGCGGGCCATCGTGGAACGTCTCGCCGTCGGCGGGGACACAGTGGTGGTGATCGAGCGGGACCCGGCGGCGCTGCGCTGGCTGGCCGATCATCCCGCCGCCGGCCGGCTGCGGCCCGTGGTGGGTGACGCCGCCGACGAGCAGGTCGCCGGGCAAGCCGGTGACCTGGCCGAGTCGGCCGCCCCGCTGGCCGGCTGGGTCAACAACGCCGCCGTGTTCCGGGACGCCGCCCTGCACACCGCGCCCCCGGGCGAGGTGTTCGACCTGATCGCCCGTAACCTGCGCCCCGCCGTGGTCGGCGCCGGCGTCGCCGTACGCCGGTTCCTGGCCGCCGGTACCGGCGGCGCGATCGTCAACATCTCCTCCCACCAGGCCGCCCGGGCGGTGCCCGGCGCGCTGCCGTACGCCACGGCGAAGGCCGCCGTCGAGGGGCTCACCCGCTCCCTCGCCGTCGAGTACGCCGGCCGGGGCGTACGGACCAACGCGGTCACGCTCGGCTCGATCCACACCGAGCGGCACGCCGCCTTCCTCGCCGGACGGGAACCGGCCGAGGCGGAGTGGATCACCGCGGAGCTGGCTCGACTGCACCCGTTGGGCCGGATCGGGCGTACCGGGGAGGTGGCCGAGGTGGTGGCGTTCCTGTTGTCGGCGCAGGCCAGCTTCGTCAACGGGGTGACCCTGCCGGTGGACGGCGGCCGGGCGGCCCTCGGCCTCGACCCCGAGGCGAGGTGA
- a CDS encoding ComEC/Rec2 family competence protein — translation MIPATETHPREAPDLRLAGLAVAAWLAALAGLHQSATAMATLAAVAAGLAAVLGLHLGGLLGRPAAPARRYGWTAVAVLLGVVCGATATAARVAVRDAAPVRALVDERAQVTAELVVRDDPRPIRGAAGRPSSVLLRADLVRLTDSTGQRVNGSVRALVLATDPAWRTLLPGQRATARGRLSAPRGGDLTAAVLSVTTPPTRHGVPPWPQRAAGVLRAGLQRACEPLPDEQGGLLPGLVVGDTSRLPPTVEEDFRTTGMTHLNAVSGSNVAIVVGAVLLLARWARAGPWTAAALCVVALIGFVILVRPSPSVVRAAAMGAIGLAALAAGRPRAALPALAAAVTVLVLVDPDLAGDPGFTLSVCATAGLLLFAPGWRDALRRRGVPPGLAEALAVPAAAQLACGPVIAGLSGTVSLVAVPANLLVAPAVAPATVLGVIAAVASPVWPTGAEFAAWLGSWPAWWLVVVARHGARLPAGTLPWPGGVTGALLLTAVSVALLLAARRRLLRRLVAVCTAAVVLGTLPVRLLAAGWPPPGWVIVACSVGQGDAVVLPVAAGRAVVVDAGPEPAGVDACLRRLGVREVSLLVVSHFHADHVGGIAGVFRGRRVADVVTPQLAEPPSGASQVRAAARAGAAGLRAVPVGWAWRAGGVELTVLGPPYPLHGSRSDPNNNSLVLAATVAGVRILLPGDAETEEQRAVLDAVPPDAVRADVLKVAHHGSAYQDPEFLAAVRPAVALVSVGADNDYGHPNPGLIDRLTRAGARVLRTDTDGDLAAVRDGSGLAVVTGGVRSGRQR, via the coding sequence GTGATCCCCGCGACCGAGACCCACCCCCGCGAGGCCCCCGACCTGCGGCTGGCCGGGCTGGCCGTGGCGGCCTGGCTCGCCGCCCTGGCCGGTCTGCACCAGAGCGCGACGGCGATGGCCACGCTCGCCGCCGTCGCCGCCGGCCTGGCCGCCGTGCTCGGCCTCCACCTGGGCGGCCTGCTTGGCCGTCCGGCCGCTCCCGCCCGTCGGTACGGCTGGACAGCGGTCGCCGTGCTGCTCGGGGTGGTCTGCGGGGCGACCGCCACCGCCGCCCGGGTGGCCGTGCGCGACGCCGCCCCGGTGCGGGCTCTCGTCGACGAACGTGCCCAGGTCACCGCCGAGCTGGTGGTCCGGGACGATCCGCGCCCGATCCGGGGTGCCGCCGGCCGGCCGAGCAGCGTGCTCCTCCGCGCCGACCTGGTACGCCTCACCGACTCCACCGGTCAGCGGGTGAACGGGTCGGTGCGCGCCCTGGTGCTGGCGACCGATCCGGCCTGGCGGACGCTGCTGCCGGGGCAGCGGGCGACCGCCCGGGGACGGCTGTCGGCCCCACGGGGCGGGGACCTGACCGCCGCGGTGCTCTCGGTGACGACTCCGCCGACCCGCCACGGCGTGCCGCCGTGGCCGCAGCGGGCCGCCGGCGTCCTGCGGGCCGGGCTGCAACGCGCCTGCGAGCCGCTTCCTGATGAGCAGGGTGGCCTGCTGCCCGGCCTGGTCGTGGGGGACACCAGCCGGCTGCCGCCGACGGTGGAGGAGGACTTCCGCACCACCGGCATGACCCACCTGAACGCGGTGTCCGGCTCCAACGTGGCGATCGTGGTCGGCGCGGTGCTGCTGCTCGCCCGCTGGGCTCGGGCCGGTCCCTGGACGGCCGCCGCCCTCTGCGTGGTCGCCCTGATCGGGTTCGTCATCCTGGTCCGGCCGTCCCCGAGCGTGGTCCGTGCCGCCGCGATGGGGGCGATCGGGCTGGCCGCGCTCGCCGCGGGGCGTCCCCGGGCCGCGCTGCCCGCGCTCGCCGCCGCGGTGACCGTGCTGGTGCTGGTCGACCCCGATCTGGCCGGGGACCCGGGGTTCACGCTCTCCGTGTGTGCCACGGCCGGGCTGCTGCTGTTCGCCCCAGGCTGGCGGGACGCGCTGCGCCGACGGGGCGTACCGCCGGGGTTGGCCGAGGCGCTGGCGGTGCCGGCCGCCGCCCAACTCGCCTGCGGTCCGGTGATCGCCGGTCTCTCGGGGACGGTGAGCCTGGTGGCGGTGCCGGCGAACCTGCTGGTGGCACCGGCGGTCGCGCCCGCCACCGTGCTGGGCGTGATCGCGGCCGTCGCCTCGCCGGTCTGGCCGACGGGTGCGGAGTTCGCCGCCTGGCTGGGCAGTTGGCCGGCCTGGTGGCTGGTGGTCGTCGCCCGGCACGGGGCGCGACTGCCCGCCGGGACGCTGCCCTGGCCGGGCGGGGTGACCGGCGCGCTGCTGCTGACCGCTGTCAGCGTGGCGCTGCTGCTCGCCGCCCGGCGCCGGCTGCTCCGGCGGCTCGTCGCGGTCTGTACGGCGGCGGTGGTGCTCGGTACGCTCCCCGTCCGGTTGCTGGCCGCCGGCTGGCCGCCACCGGGCTGGGTGATCGTGGCCTGCTCGGTGGGGCAGGGTGACGCGGTCGTGCTGCCGGTCGCCGCCGGGCGGGCGGTGGTGGTGGACGCCGGGCCGGAACCGGCCGGGGTCGACGCGTGCCTGCGTCGGCTCGGCGTACGCGAGGTGTCGTTGCTGGTGGTCAGCCACTTCCACGCCGACCACGTGGGCGGGATCGCCGGGGTGTTCCGGGGTCGGCGGGTGGCGGACGTGGTGACCCCGCAGCTGGCCGAGCCGCCCTCCGGCGCGTCCCAGGTACGCGCCGCCGCGCGGGCCGGCGCCGCCGGGCTGCGCGCCGTGCCGGTGGGCTGGGCCTGGCGGGCCGGGGGAGTGGAGCTGACCGTGCTCGGGCCGCCGTATCCGCTGCACGGGAGTCGGTCGGATCCGAACAACAACTCGCTGGTGCTGGCGGCCACTGTGGCCGGGGTGCGGATCCTGCTGCCCGGCGACGCCGAGACGGAGGAGCAGCGGGCGGTACTGGACGCCGTACCGCCCGACGCGGTCCGGGCCGACGTGCTGAAGGTCGCCCACCACGGGTCCGCGTACCAGGATCCGGAGTTCCTGGCCGCGGTCCGGCCAGCCGTCGCTCTGGTGTCCGTGGGTGCCGACAACGACTACGGGCACCCCAATCCGGGCCTGATCGACCGGCTGACCCGGGCCGGCGCGCGGGTGCTGCGGACCGACACGGACGGCGACCTCGCCGCGGTACGCGACGGTTCCGGCCTGGCGGTGGTGACCGGTGGCGTCCGGTCGGGGCGGCAACGGTGA
- a CDS encoding histidine phosphatase family protein has protein sequence MTRLIIWRHGNTDWNATGRVQGQTDVPLNDLGREQARAAAPALAALRPDAIVASDLRRAADTAAALAALTGLPVRADARLRERHFGQWQGLDLTEVAERFPDEYARWRAGDPDPGAGIETLDDLGKRLGAAFQDAADLAVGGTVVVATHGGGARQGVGHLLGWGHAVLRAVGSLANCHWTELRHDDVRGWHLRAHNVGLITLPAQADAV, from the coding sequence ATGACCCGCCTGATCATCTGGCGGCACGGCAACACCGACTGGAACGCCACCGGCCGCGTCCAGGGGCAGACCGACGTACCGCTGAACGACCTCGGTCGTGAACAGGCGCGGGCCGCCGCGCCCGCGCTGGCCGCGCTGCGCCCGGATGCCATCGTCGCCAGCGACCTGCGCCGGGCCGCCGACACGGCCGCCGCCCTCGCCGCGCTGACCGGGTTGCCGGTACGCGCCGACGCCCGGCTCCGCGAGCGCCACTTCGGCCAGTGGCAGGGCCTCGACCTCACCGAGGTCGCCGAGCGCTTCCCCGATGAGTACGCGCGCTGGCGCGCCGGCGACCCCGATCCGGGCGCCGGCATCGAGACCCTCGACGACCTGGGCAAGCGCCTCGGCGCCGCGTTCCAGGACGCGGCCGACCTGGCCGTCGGCGGCACGGTCGTGGTGGCCACCCACGGTGGTGGCGCCCGGCAGGGCGTCGGTCATCTGCTCGGCTGGGGCCACGCGGTGCTGCGGGCCGTCGGTTCGTTGGCCAACTGCCACTGGACTGAGCTGCGCCACGACGACGTCCGGGGCTGGCACCTGCGGGCCCACAACGTCGGGCTGATCACGCTGCCGGCGCAGGCCGACGCGGTCTGA
- a CDS encoding DegV family protein, whose translation MPVAVVTDSTAYLPPESVRAHRLTVVPLTVVLNGVEGLEGVEVFPEDAVRALGGRRVATSTSRPAPEQFAQVYRALLAGGADAVVSVHLSAELSGTVEAARLAAAEVGDRVSVVDSRSTGMGLGFPVLAAAAAAADGADLPGVRQAAVDAVARTTIFFYVDTLEFLRRGGRINAAEALLGTALSVKPILHMPDGAIVVRDKVRTAGRGLARLVDLAVEAAGDAEADLAVHHLDAPQRAEQLVTALTERLGDRLHDTYVTEAGAVVAAHAGPGLACVVIHRRPA comes from the coding sequence ATGCCCGTCGCGGTCGTCACCGACTCCACCGCCTATCTTCCGCCCGAGTCGGTGCGCGCGCACCGGCTCACGGTCGTCCCGCTCACCGTGGTGCTCAACGGCGTGGAAGGGCTGGAAGGGGTCGAGGTCTTCCCCGAGGACGCCGTCCGGGCCCTCGGTGGCCGGCGGGTCGCGACCAGCACCTCCCGGCCCGCACCCGAGCAGTTCGCGCAGGTGTATCGGGCGCTGCTCGCCGGGGGCGCCGACGCGGTGGTCTCGGTACACCTGTCGGCCGAACTCTCCGGCACGGTGGAGGCGGCCCGGCTGGCCGCCGCCGAGGTCGGCGACCGGGTCAGCGTGGTCGACAGCCGCTCCACCGGGATGGGCCTGGGCTTTCCGGTCCTGGCCGCCGCGGCGGCCGCCGCCGACGGCGCGGACCTCCCCGGGGTACGCCAGGCGGCGGTCGACGCCGTCGCCCGGACCACCATCTTCTTCTACGTCGACACCCTGGAGTTCCTTCGTCGGGGCGGCCGGATCAACGCTGCCGAGGCGCTGCTCGGCACCGCCCTGTCGGTGAAGCCGATCCTGCACATGCCCGACGGCGCGATCGTGGTCCGGGACAAGGTCCGTACCGCCGGCCGGGGGCTGGCGCGCCTGGTCGACCTGGCGGTCGAGGCGGCCGGCGACGCCGAGGCGGACCTGGCCGTGCACCACCTCGACGCCCCGCAGCGCGCCGAGCAGTTGGTGACGGCGCTGACCGAGCGGCTCGGCGACCGCCTGCACGACACGTACGTCACCGAGGCCGGCGCGGTGGTGGCGGCGCACGCCGGCCCCGGCCTGGCCTGCGTGGTGATCCACCGCCGTCCAGCGTGA
- a CDS encoding ComEA family DNA-binding protein, with protein MSDDEESAVRRRLSRLFEPRSRHEPARPTFDQVPATPRRDAGPRPVPGEPDGIVPPASRSALVESDAPVPLATGLAEAALADGTEQESPRTGRLSRLPGPGAFDPGRRGVRALAVVAAVVVLVAGIWAWRSRPRAEPVRPVATVAASDGTQPSPAAPSGASGEVVVAVAGKVRRPGLVRLPAGARVADAVEAAGGALPGVDVALLNPARKVTDGELILVGVAAPPGQAGQPGQPGQPPADPAAGAGAPAGLVNLNTATVAQLDALPGVGPVLAQRILDHRERHGGFRSVSDLRQVEGIGDTRYERLKDLVTV; from the coding sequence GTGTCAGACGACGAGGAGAGCGCGGTGCGACGGCGGCTGTCCCGGCTGTTCGAGCCGAGATCGCGCCACGAGCCGGCCCGGCCGACCTTCGATCAGGTCCCGGCAACGCCCCGGCGCGACGCCGGGCCGCGTCCCGTGCCGGGCGAGCCCGACGGGATCGTGCCGCCCGCGTCGCGCTCCGCGCTGGTGGAGTCGGACGCTCCGGTGCCGCTTGCGACCGGGCTCGCCGAGGCCGCCCTCGCTGACGGTACCGAGCAGGAGTCGCCGCGCACCGGCCGACTGTCCCGGCTGCCCGGTCCGGGCGCCTTCGATCCCGGCCGGCGAGGGGTCCGGGCGCTGGCCGTCGTCGCCGCCGTCGTGGTGCTCGTCGCCGGGATCTGGGCCTGGCGGTCCCGGCCGCGGGCCGAGCCGGTCCGGCCGGTCGCGACGGTCGCCGCATCCGACGGGACGCAACCGTCCCCGGCCGCACCGTCCGGAGCGAGCGGTGAGGTGGTGGTCGCGGTCGCCGGCAAGGTACGCCGACCCGGCCTGGTCCGACTGCCGGCCGGCGCCCGGGTCGCCGACGCCGTCGAGGCGGCCGGCGGCGCGCTGCCCGGCGTGGACGTGGCCCTGCTCAACCCGGCCCGAAAGGTCACCGACGGTGAGCTGATCCTCGTCGGCGTGGCCGCCCCGCCCGGCCAGGCCGGACAACCGGGCCAACCCGGGCAGCCCCCGGCCGACCCGGCGGCGGGTGCCGGCGCCCCGGCCGGCCTGGTCAACCTGAACACGGCCACCGTGGCCCAGCTCGACGCGCTGCCCGGCGTCGGCCCGGTGCTCGCCCAGCGGATCCTCGACCACCGCGAGCGTCACGGCGGGTTCCGGTCGGTCTCCGACCTCCGCCAGGTCGAAGGGATCGGCGACACCCGGTACGAGCGGCTCAAGGACCTGGTGACCGTGTGA
- the rsfS gene encoding ribosome silencing factor, producing the protein MTVSERAHELAMAAAQAAADKKAQDIVIIDVGDQLAITDAFVLAAAPNERQVLAIVDAIEERLLELPEKAKPVRREGERGGRWVLLDYVDIVVHVQHTEEREFYALDRLWKDCPQIPFVDRDLADSAAGTASAE; encoded by the coding sequence GTGACAGTTTCCGAACGCGCGCACGAGCTGGCGATGGCCGCCGCCCAGGCCGCGGCCGACAAGAAGGCACAGGACATCGTCATCATCGACGTGGGCGACCAACTCGCCATCACCGACGCGTTCGTGCTGGCCGCCGCTCCGAACGAGCGCCAGGTCCTCGCCATCGTCGACGCCATCGAGGAGCGCCTGCTGGAGCTGCCGGAGAAGGCCAAGCCGGTCCGCCGCGAGGGCGAGCGGGGCGGCCGGTGGGTGCTGCTCGACTACGTCGACATCGTGGTGCACGTGCAGCACACCGAGGAGCGCGAGTTCTACGCCCTGGACCGGCTCTGGAAGGACTGCCCGCAGATCCCGTTCGTGGACCGGGACCTGGCCGACTCGGCAGCCGGCACCGCCAGCGCGGAATGA